The stretch of DNA agtagttgtggctcatgggcttagttgctccgcagcatgtggggtctccccagaccagggatcgaacctgtgtttcttgcattggcaggcagattcttaaccactgcgccacctgggaagtcccaatttcatttctttaaaatcagttcctcatctgtaaaatggagtaatTCTTATATAGATTTTGGAGATAATTTACAGAGTCCTTAATACATGACTGGactaaatacatatttgttgaattaatgaatgaatgcctaTTCTCTATTGTGTATAACCTGCaaccatttttgtaaaaatttgaTTTATGTCAAGTTTGGATTCTGCTCTAAATTTCACATGACTGGGGTAGTTACTGACCATGGTCATAACTTAACAAATTATGTTGGATAGTGACTATATGATGAAAAGGATAAAAGGCAGTCTTGAGATTATGTACCATTCTATTTTTGTTAGGACAGATTTGGATGCTACTAAAGGTTATAGGCTATATTGGGCAGGGAGGAGGACTTAGCAGGATTTTAGTTCTATGTGACTATTctgtattcttaaaaaaatatatacttttcagTCTCTGAGCAAGAGCTGCTTGATATTGAAGACTGTGACCTCAATGTGGTGAGATTATGTTTTCAAGTTTTCCTCCCTGACGAACGTGGTAATTTGACAACTGCTCTACGTCCTGTTGTCTCTAACCCAATTTATGACAACCGTAAgtaatatattttcttgtatttgtaGCCTTAgctctttaaaatgattttttaaagtgtttttgtaattagaaaaagaGGGTTCattataggaaaaatataaacattacgGGGTAGATGTTATTTATCTGAAGTAGATAATGAGGAGAGTAAACCTCCTATACATCTCATCCTCCAAAGATATTTCACCGGCttcttcttcatatatatataaatacctcgtttcatcatcatcaccatcattcacACAATATATTTTTGGCAACTTTTTGAAAAAtcgtcattgattttttttttaacttttttttttcttctcttagcaACATATCTTGAACCTCTTTACCTTTCAGGTACCTTATTCTTTTCGGTAGCTGCATATTTCCGTATATCATAATTTTACTAAATCATTACCCTATTACaagacatttggtttgtttccttctcaattcttctttttgctttagcAAATTGTTCTGCAGTAAATATCCCACATGTGCATATCTTGTGCAAATGTCTCTAGCATAAATTTGTAGAAGTAGAAATGTTGGCAAATGCTAGATCAAAGGATATGGATATTTATAGTGTTAAAAGATTATGAAATTGCCCTcaaatatttgtgtgtttgtatgcTCTTATATATGCACCCGCCAGGTGTATGACTATACCAGTTTTACATGTAGAAGGATAGTGGGACATAGAACTATAAAGGTAAATCAGAATATCCTCATCATGGAGAGCTTTGAATGCCAGGGAATTACTGGAATAATGTTGACCAGATAATAGGAAGCATGAAAACTGCATTGCCACAGGGTTATGGTCatgatttaaaaagattaatctgATGACAATGTATAGGATGGATAGGACGAACCAGAATTTAGAAGCAAGGAGATTTAATTAGAGGACATGTCATTGCCTAGAAATGAAGTCATAACACTAAACCAGGGGACAGATGTGGATGATTAAGGTATTGAGTGCCCTTAATTTATTTATACTCTAAAGCTTTTATCTATCCTGTAAGTTGTTTTCCTAAAATTCTCCATCAGAAAGGAATAAGACATATTACGAAGGTAGCAACCCATTAAAAATATCctttatatttaggtgctcctaatACTGCAGAATTAAGGATTTGTCGTGTAAACAAGAACTGTGGAAGTGTCAGAGGAGGAGATGAAATATTTCTACTCTGTGACAAAGTTCAGaaaggtatttttttgttgtttttttgtttgtttcattgaattcagaatatattttagatTGATAGatacattttgctttcttttcccatTGTTACTTGCTTTCGTATTCACTAGATGACATAGAAGTTCGGTTTGTGTTGAACGATTGGGAAGCAAAAGGTATCTTTTCACAAGCTGATGTACACCGTCAAGTAGCCATTGTTTTCAAGACTCCACCATATTGCAAAGCTATTACAGAGCCGGTAACAGTAAAAATGCAGTTGCGAAGACCTTCTGACCAGGAAGTTAGTGAATCTATGGATTTTAGATATCTGCCAGACGAAAAAGGTATGACTTTTTCatggtaatattttatatatttcttgaagTTAGTCCTGCTAAGAACATTTTCTTGTACGATACACTTGAATACAGTTGTGTTTATTcataatttatgtttcttttcctgaAAGTTTTTGGTTGATTTTTGACTGATCTTTGTGATCTTTGAATCTCTTCCTTAGGAAAGGTATCTGGAATAATTTCAAAGTATCTAAACTGTTTATcaaaatttgttttacatttgagATTCTATTTTGGTCCTTATTGTGCCCTCTTGATAGATGGCATACTTGCCACTCAGAAAGTGGTCTCCATTTTGGTCCTTATCAGCCATTATTGCATTAATTGACATTGGTGACTTGTAGGTGTTATAAGAAAACAAGATGAatattataaactattttttactAAGAAAAATATCCTTTATTACTGACTTGGGATGTAGTTTGTGACACTTATAAATCCATCttatgtacatttatttaaagcattttctATGTAGGAGTAGAATATCTGTATATTTATTAAAGGAGAGGAAGCATAATCCCATGATGAATCATGTTTTCTCGGTTTCTTTCTAACCAGATACATATGGcaataaagcaaagaaacaaaaaacaactctcCTTTTCCAGAAACTGTGGCAGGATTGTGGTAAGAatattttgtcattgttgtttttaacaaatttatttatttatttttggttgcatttgtcttcgttgctgcccgcgggctttctctagttgtggcgagtgggggctactcttcgttgcaatgcgcgggcttctcattgcagtggcttcttttgttgcagagcacagcctctaggtgcacgggcttcagtagttgtggcacgcaggctcagtagttgtggctcgcgggctctagagcgcaggctccgtagtcgtggcgcatgggcttatttcctccacggcatgtgggatcttcccagaccagggcttgaacctgtgtcccctgccttggcaggtggattcttcaccaccgCTCCACTAGGGAGGTCCCTGAACATTTTGGATTGATTTGTATTTaagtaaatttgttttgttttgttttgttttgctttattcagtttttcaaattttaactgATATACTGTTGTTTTTCAAATTACatttaataatggaaaaaatttatCATAGGAGTTAATTTTCCTGAAAGACCTAGACCTAGTCCCCTAGGATCAACTGGAGAAGGAAGATTCATcaaaaaaggtattttattcCCTATAGAGTATTCCTTGTGATTAGAGAGACCAGTGCTTTGCACAGTATATTGGAATTCCATTCTTAGGAATGAAAACTGCCTCTTTGATTTATTCCACTCCTACATATTTTTTATGCTATGAATATTGAATGAATTGATCTCAGCTTCCAAAAGACCTGTTGGCAACTATGATTATGTTTTGGGGATTTATTGTTTGAGAAATTACATTTCATTCATATGGTGGTAATGTTACTAATTACAGTGTGTCATGGAAGAAATGATTTCGATCTGGCCAGTTgcctatctttatttatttatttatttgtaaagttttactggaacacagctcATTTGATTGCAtattgtctatgactgcttttCTTGTACTAtagcagcagagttgagtagttccAACAGAGGCTGTAtggcccacaaagtctaaaatatttactctctggccctttatggaaaaaaaagttGCCAAATTCTGGTTTAGATCATTCAACCAGGGTTAAttagaagtctttttttctttttacattcttaAATCAGAGCTTTTTCTTGGTTTAATATGTACAGCAGTCAtataacatgtaaataaatacagactccttcattttttttctgactggGAATTTTGTAGTACCTTAGAGTGAGTAGTATCTTAATATAGCTTGGAAATTTATGTAGATTTTTAAGTCATCCCTAATGAATgtttcctccatccctccatATTCTCCTAAAGAGgagaatatgaaataattttgaatatttagagGCCCATTAACTGAAATTCTGATATTTATctttcacatttcaaaaatacCTTTATAGGGACTCAGAAGCTAGATTTTCACATTTAACTGGAGTGAAATTTTCAATGCCAAAGTAACttaccaaaattattttataggtaTTTGTAAAACAATTAGTATTAAAGAATTCAATTTTGGACTCGTAATAATTTTTAGTGCTATTTAACATTTCTATTTGAAGTGTTACATtggtttcctttaaatttttttatgtgtttatgtaattttaatttagaagtaatgctttttataattttgttcatTTCCGTTTTGTACAAATACATTTCCTCCCCCACAGAACCAATCTTGTTTTCGCATGGTGCAGTTTTGACAGAAACGTCCGGGCCAGTTTCAAGTCAAGCAGAATCCTACTATTCCTCATCTGCGCCCATCTCCAGTGCATTGCCACATCATGCTTCGGCCATACCCCCAACGGTACCTCAGCCTTCTTCAAGCTGGTCATCAGTGGCCCACGCCACCTCACGTTCAGTCAATACAAATTCACTGAGTAGTTTTTCAACAGGGACACTATCCTCTAATTCACAAGTTATCCCACCATTCCTGGAAATGTCTGTTGTGAGTGATTTGAATGTGTCTAATGCTTGCATTTATAACAATACTGATGACATAGGCAGAATGGAAGCATCATCCATGTCACCAGCTGACTTATATGGTATTCCTGATGCCAGCATGCTGCCTAATTGCCCTGTGAACATGGTAACGCCCAGTAATGACAGCATGAGGGAGACTGATAATCCAAGACTTGTGAGCGTGAATCTTGAAAATCCTGCCTGTACTTCAATGTTAGACCCAAGAGACTTAAGGCAGCTCCATCAGATGTCCTCTTCCAGGATGTCAGCAGTCGCCAGTTCTAGTACTACTGCTTTTGTTTCACAGTCAGAGGCATTTGAGGGATCTGACTTTAATTGTGCAGATAACAGTATGATAAATGAGTCAGGACCATCAAACGGTACTGATCCAAACAGTCATAGTTTTGTTCAAAATAGTCAGTATTCAGGTATTGGCACTGTGCAGAATGAACAATTGAGTGACTCATTTGCATTCGAATTTTTTCAGGTTAACTTGTAAGATATAAATGGTGATTCAGGAATTAAATCCCTTTAAAGGTAACCCTTTTGATGTTACCTTTATAAATACAACATTATATATTTCTCTAAGACTATACTACAGTATATcgtggacccttgaacaacacgggtttgaactgtgcgggCAGGTCCAGTTAATACTCACATTTTCTTCACTAAATATGTAGTGCAGTACTACACGATTTGAGGTTGGTTGAATTCATGGATGCAGAAGACATCCATGGAgacagagggccgactgtacggtttttgtttttttttttggcggtacacgggcctctcactgttgtggcctctcccgttgcggagcacaggctctggacgcgcaggctcagcggccgtggctcacgggcccagccgctccgcggcatgtgggatcttcccggaccggggcacaaacccgtgtcccctgcatcggcaggcggactctcaaccactgcgccaccagggaagcccgactgtaCAGTTTTAAACACAGAGTTTTCACTGCACGGAGCGTCTGCACCCCaacccccgtgttgttcaagggtcaactgtaagtATAACTTCAGGTATGTAGGGGATTCCTCTAACAGGCAATCTTGTCTTGGGAGCTTCTTGTTTTTCTGGCAGAGAATTTGTTGGGATATAAAAGATGAATGCTCAGTGCTTGAAGCTGCAGCTAAAAGAGACGGATGAACTCATTTCCCAACTTCAGGAAGAGTTAGAAAAAGTCCAGCATTTACAGAAGACTTTTGCTTCAAAAGTAGATAAATCCACACAGACTGAACTCCTAGGCTATGATGCATTGTGGAATCCtacatacaaagaaaatttaTGTAAACCAGTGTATGATGAATCTGTGACATGTTAAATActgaataaaatcaatttttccattaaaaaaaatccaactttGGGTATGTAGAATACAAAGTTGGAAAGTCATAAAAGGAAAATtccaaaatagaaatttaaaagagctttactgtttcttcttttgaaacATGTGATCTGATACTGTGTGTGGTGGGAATTCTAGCATGAGAATCCTGCCACATTTTCCCAGGACAGACTGAGGAGAACATTAGAGCAAGGCTTCAGTTTTTCCAGCTACAtctttttatacttcttttataATGTATTAATGTATTCTTAGTTAAATGAATTAACTGATATTTGCTTTTAAGCAAATTTAAGGTAAAACCTGTAATGGCTATGTCATTGGAAAAATTAATTCCTTATTATTTTTGAGGCCAATGGGCCAAGGTGACCCCTAAGGGGTTTTCTGAGGCTTTCTGGAGTTTCTTAGATTTACATGTAaatcaaaatttctttaaaatgttaagttgGGCAGCAGGCAGTTGAAGTAAGCTTTCAAGGTATGGGAGTTCCCTACATTTTGAACTATTTAGATCCATCCATACCTGTAAAATTGCTTATGATTTTAACTTTACATCCATGTTTTTAAGAGGAAGACGTTTTCTTGGACCTGTCCTCTTTGTTATGTGTCCGAACTCACTGTGATCTCATCCAATTTCATGCTGTCAACTCCCAAATTTTACCCCTAGCTTAGACCCATCCCTTGAACTCCAGTCTTGGagcttatgtgtgtgtgtaaaactgcTTATTTGACATCTCTACATAGAGATGTAATTAAAGCTCAAACTCAACACATCCAGAGCTGAGTTCTTGATCTTCCCTCCCAAACTTGCTTATCCTTCAGTCTTCCTCAACTCAATAAATGGCAATGCCATGTTTCCAGTTGCTCAGGTCCAAAACAATGGAGtcatctttgcttcttttttttcttttatctctcatatccaatccatcagcaaatctgGTAGgccctaccttcaaaatatatcttaagCTGCCCACCTCTTTTGACCTCTGATATTAACATCCTATTCCAGATCACCATCGTCTCTTGCATAGATTGAATTATAGCCTCCAAAAACTCTCTTCATACTTGTGCTCCTGCCATCTGTTCTCCCTGAAGTAGCCacagtgattatttttaaaagaaataaaatcatattcaCTTGCTCAAAACCATCCAGTGGCTCGCCATCTCACTTAAAGACCAAAATCCTTAAAATTAGCAGGCCCACACTCCCTCTCTTACCCTCATTCAGCTCCAGGCACTCTAGCCTCAATGCTCCTCTTCAAAAACACcgaggacactcctgcctcaCACCCTTTgtacctccctggtggtgcagtggttaggaatctgcctgccaatgcaggggacatgggtttgagccctggtccgggaagatcccacatgccacagagcagacaaccccgtgagccacaactactaagcctgcatgcctagagcccgtgctccacaacaagggaactAGTTGTAAAATAAACTCAGTTGTATGTGTACCTCATGCCTTATATCCTTCAGTCTCACTCAACTGTTATTTGATCAAGGCCTTTCATAACTATATATACATTGACACTCCATGTCTCCCCTCCTTTACATTtgtccatagcacttatcatgaTCTGactttactgtttgtttgtttatatttgttttcccaTACTGGAATATAAGCTCCGTGAGGgcaaagttttgtgtttttgttgaaTCCCACATTTGTAGAACAGTGTCTGCTTCCTgttaagcactcagtaaatatttattgaacattctaAGTACTACTAATAGAACTTCggtttttgaaagaaagaatagcTTTAATTATTAgatgtttatgatttttatagTTCTGCTTCATGTGACATTGAGTTTATTATATCAGAATCATGTACATTCAGGTTGATGACTAATAATGGTGACCCAAATTGTTTGAAAGCAAAGTAATCCCAGTGGCAAAATGACTGTAGAATTTGGACAGTAATCTTAATTGTGATGGAATCATCATGATGCTAAGTAACTTGCTAAAGATAAAGACCTAGTTTATTTTACAGCTAGAATGTACGTAAATGTTGAGCATATTTCTAGCTAGAAACAATGTGTCTTTTCACTTATGTGTAGTATCCAACCAAACCATAAATTTACTGGAGCGATTAAAGCTAGTCAATTTTGTCAAAATGGGGAATGTGTGaatgtcataaaaattaaaattctgagtTGAATGATACTGGGAAATGAGAAGGAGAGCATGATAAGACTTGGGGTCAGAATAGtctggaaagaaaaagattaaagacACCTAACTATCATTAATATTTCTTAGAAATTatgatttcaaaaagaaatacttctgttgtataactttaaaaatcataagcATATAACATACTTTAGTAGAACTTACCAGGGAGAAGAAACATGAAGGCATTTCTTCCCTGTTCAAAATATGTACccaatactcagccataaaaagaaccgaaattgagctatttgtaatgaggtggatagacctagagtcagtcatacagagtgaagtaagtcagaaagaaaaagacaaataccgtatgctaacacatatatatggaatttaagaagataaaaaaaaatgtcatgaagaacctaggggtaagacaggaataaagacacagacctactggagaacggacttgaggatatggggagggggaagggtgagctgtgacagggcgagagagagtcatggacatatacacactaacaaacgtaaggtagatagctagtgggaagctgggaagcagccgcatggcacagagatatcggctcggtgctttgtgaccgcctggagcggtgggatagggagggtgggagggagggagatgcaagagggaagagatataggaacatatgtatatgtataactgattcactttgttataaagcagaaactaacacaccattgtaaagcaattataccccaataaagatgtttaaaaaaaattcatagcaaaaaaaaaaatgtacccaaGACATCTCCAGATAGTAGCTTATAGatggtgaacttttttttttaaatacagaatccTATAATTTTGTAGTAACTAGCACTTATCAGCTTAAACACTGACTGTTAGGCTATCTAAATGGATACTTTCAACAACTGACTTGTTTTGCGGGGTTATTTTTCTGTGTAAGTTGAATCAAGGTCCAGCTACGTTTGTGTTCAGAGTATTTCCAaaggatttttcatttttcaggtgCTATTTACTGatcacagattttattttataattttaaaaaattggtaacctgcttctttttctctaaatgtaTTTATACTTTCATCTGTTCTTTTATCACCCTACTTTTAGTTTTGAGGAGATTACCTCTTGCTTCCTAAACTCTACTTGTATACTGgatccctcttccttctctcccatcttgtttctgtatcctcATACTACCATTTAGTGCTTTTCTCGTATAAACACGGTAACTGTTTTCTCTAGCCTAAAGGAGAAAGGATAAACACCTTTCCTACCACTATCGTGCTCCTTCCCTTCACATCCAGACTTACAAAATGCTttcagcctccatttcctcacttcccAGTCATTCTTTAGCCTATCAGTTTGTCTCTTTTATCTCCTACTATTTTCTTATGATATTCTGGGAAAAGTGACCAGAGACACCTGCCCTTGTCAAATCTAGTGTCTTTTTATCAGTCCTCACTCTGCTTGACCTATCCTTAACCTATCCTCTCGACCACTCCCTCTTCAGATACTCTCTCTGAGGTTGACTTTCTTTCCAGAGTCTCATCCCCAGCGCCCAGTTGGTGCTACTTTTTTCCCCTGGGTGACCTCATCAGTGCTCAGAAGAAAGCTTCAGCTTTCTCTTACGATACCTGAATGTCTTTATAAACTGGCTGCTCCTGTTGCATTCTCTACTTTCATTAATGGCATTACCACTTACCCTACCATCCAAGATATTTAATAGGAGCCTCAAAatcgtattttattctttttcgtCCTCACACTCAAAGAGTTATCAAGTCCTTTTGGGTCTGCCTCCTGAAAATCTCTTGTATTTGTCCTTTCTTCATTCCTGCTGCTTTCTTAGTTTaggccttcattctttttccctaACAAGACTCTTTTCCGTATTGCCCCAGTTAAAAATAATACCCCTTCTTCCATACACTGTATTGCATAATTAGCATTCCTTGAAGACTCTCAGGCCACTAGGCCTCCATGCCTTTCGCATGATGTCCACTCTGCCTCTGCTCTTTACCTCCACAGCAAGCAGCCTTCAAGATGGGGCTTCTCGGTGAAGTTTGATCCTAGCTGAGGCACAGCTTTACACATACCCACCCTACTGCAGAACTCCTCTCACTGAACTATACAGTTATATGAAATTTCTCGTTCACCTTTGGAACTCCATCACTTAgcgcaatgcctggcacagttgGTGCTGAATAAATGGTCGTGCTGATAGAGAGGGAAGGGTGAAATTGACATAGGTGTGATTATAAAAAATGTGGACAAGGATATGGTTTTTAAAGGGAAAGGTATTTAACCTGGCAGGAAAAGCCGCGATGCCAAGATTACCAGGCTTGTGACGTACTTTACCCTGTGCCTCCTGTAGTGTCAACTGTATTGCGTAGAAATTTTACAGTTACTAGGACTGTTTCATATCTCTGACCTTACTCCTCCTCTCTCTGTGTGGCAGGTTTAATCTCAGTTCCCCTCTGGTGCATTTCCTCAGTACCTTACCCGTGCACAGAAACTCCAGTATTCATGTGATCAGTCACATTTTTGAATGTCTAATGTGCAAAGCACCATGTTAGGAGCTAGAAATGACATGGAGGTGAATAAGACAAAGTCTTGCTCTCAAAGATGTCAGTCTTTTTCTTTGGAGGGATAACATATAGTAAAGTGCATAAAGTGGACTAATTTTAAATTtgcagcttgatgaatttttacgTATGTAAATAATCATTTCCAGCTCCCCAGAAGTTTCCTTCATGCCCATTGCCAATCTACCTACTCCTCAAAGCCACTATTCTGATTTCTGTCATCAGAACCTACTATCTTAATGGCCTTTTACATTGGTAACTGGGCTTCCCTACTCAAAACCTTAGTGAACAAAAACAGCAGGGTTGTCAATTTCTAACCTAATGCTTCAGAAAAACTAATTATACTGTCCATGTTAAGAGAGACTTAGAATTGGTGGTCCAGTCTGCCTAGTAGCTCCAAATAATTTCTTCTATCATTAATTGATTTATTGAGGGATTTAAAAACTTACTGTATGATGTTAAATAGCATGGAGAAATGGAAAGAGTAATTTTTAGTCAGAacatctgggtttgaatcttcagttctgccacttagaAGTCATTTAATATTTAGCAGATCACACTTTCTATGGGCCTGTCTCTTCAGatataaaatgcagataattcCCAGCATACTTAACTCACAAGGTGtgttgtattaaataaaataatgcataagAAGAAACACTGTAAATTGTATAATGCAAATCAAATATTGTTAGTAAACCAACATATGCTTATATCCTGTGGCCCTGATAATCTCTAATCCAAACACTCCTTCCAGTTCACAGACAGATCACTATGGATTAGATTCTTTAGTAAGAACCCTGGAATGACTTCCTCTTTAGAGTGGCTAGCTATTGCCCAAATATGGGGGACTTTCATTTGGCCATATTCTTTCCAGAACATTTCCTATTGTATAGTGAAGATAAGGTCAGTTAATGACTTCGGGTTCTGAAATTCTATGACTCTTAATTTCTTTGCCAAAATTGACTATGAATTGGGAGTATTATGACTATCTTCCTAAGAAGGAGTCTCATCATAGCTAATGAAGTGGCCACGTAAAGATTTCTGATCTGTTTTGTTTCTGGAGATTGAGTATGAGAGGGGGAAAATTAGGGTGCTTTTTGCAtcacaaataatacaaaatttcatgctatttaaaattataagcccaggagtgggtAGCGAATCAGAGATAAATGTATGAGTTGTCTGTACCCAGTTTTATGCCTTTGTTTGTCTAAGACTTGGTCAAATTAATATCTTAACTAATACATCTCAGCAGAGTTTAAAGTACAAACTTAACATCAGTAAAGTCTCAAAAGTAATCATGTCACCACTACTTTCACTAACAAAACGcagatacaatttttaaagaattatttcttctaaatattttttctattctaaatgTCTGTGGCTTTAGAAAAAATTACCTGCTAGTAATTATCTACTTAAAGGGAGTAGCATTTATCATACTCTTTTTTCTCACATCTCTTATTTCTACAATTTCAGTTTACTATTGGacttcaaaaatttaaagaatcacCAAAAATTCATTAAATACCTATGTGTGAACAGTAATACACAGTAATTAGTACAAAATGTTGGTGCTTCAGTAAATCAAGTTTTCAGGAGTATCAGcagataagtaaaatataaactttGTTAAAGGTATCATTtatcttgcttatttttctaagtaAACCTTAATCAGAACATTACAGCTCTGCATAAAATGTAGTGAAAAATAAGTTGGAGTGTTTG from Phocoena sinus isolate mPhoSin1 chromosome 13, mPhoSin1.pri, whole genome shotgun sequence encodes:
- the REL gene encoding proto-oncogene c-Rel; the encoded protein is MASGGNKPRIEIIEQPRQRGMRFRYKCEGRSAGSIPGEHSTDNNRTYPSIQIMNYYGKGKVRITLVTKNIPHKPHPHDLVGKDCRDGYYEAEFGQERRPLFFQNLGIRCVKKKEVKEAIISRIRAGINPFNVSEQELLDIEDCDLNVVRLCFQVFLPDERGNLTTALRPVVSNPIYDNRAPNTAELRICRVNKNCGSVRGGDEIFLLCDKVQKDDIEVRFVLNDWEAKGIFSQADVHRQVAIVFKTPPYCKAITEPVTVKMQLRRPSDQEVSESMDFRYLPDEKDTYGNKAKKQKTTLLFQKLWQDCGVNFPERPRPSPLGSTGEGRFIKKEPILFSHGAVLTETSGPVSSQAESYYSSSAPISSALPHHASAIPPTVPQPSSSWSSVAHATSRSVNTNSLSSFSTGTLSSNSQVIPPFLEMSVVSDLNVSNACIYNNTDDIGRMEASSMSPADLYGIPDASMLPNCPVNMVTPSNDSMRETDNPRLVSVNLENPACTSMLDPRDLRQLHQMSSSRMSAVASSSTTAFVSQSEAFEGSDFNCADNSMINESGPSNGTDPNSHSFVQNSQYSGIGTVQNEQLSDSFAFEFFQVNL